AGAAATATTATTCATACACGAAAACCAACACATCCTGTGAAAGTTCGAAATTGCGTAATTGGAGGAGGTGCGAATGTAGCCATTCAGGCGATGACTAATACAAACACTGAGGATGTGGAAGCCACTGCAAACCAGGTTGCTGAACTTTTCATCGCAGGTGCTGAGATGGTTCGTATCACGGTGAACACACCGAAGTCTGCGAAATGTGTTCCCGAGATACGGAAACGATTAGAAGATATGGGGTTAGATGTACCACTTATTGGTGATTTTCATTATAATGGGCATTTATTATTATCAAAATATCCAGCCTGTGCGGAGGCATTAGATAAATACCGTATCAATCCAGGGAATGTTGGTGTAAAAGATAAAAAAAGTATTCACTTTTCACAGATTTGCAGTATTGCAAAAGATTTTAATAAGCCGATTCGAATTGGTGTTAACATAGGTTCATTAGACCCAGAATTGGTATCCCAGAAGATGGAAGCAAACGCAAAATCAAAATCGCCCATCACGAGTGAAGAAATTTACGATGAGTGTATGCTTCTATCAGCCCTAAATTCAGTAGAAGAAGCAGTTAATTTGGGACTTGCACAGGAACAAATTGTTATTTCTTGTAAAAGCAGTTCACCGTTACAGTTGATACGGGTGTATCGTTCCCTTTCGGAACGAACGCGTCAGCCACTGCACCTAGGTTTAACTGAAGCAGGGGCAGGTATACGAGGTATTGTTTGGTCTGCCACAGCAATGGGATTATTACTTTCAGAGGGGATAGGAGATACGATACGGGTTAGTTTAACACCAACACCAGACAGTGACCGAAGAGAAGAGGTGTATGTGGCACAAGAAATCCTACAATCATTGGGGATTCGCCAATTTGCCCCACAGATTATTTCGTGTCCAGGATGTGGGAGAACTTCCAGTATGGTATTTCAGGAAATTGCGGAAATAGTTCGTGATTATGTACGTAAACAACTCCCTCTGTGGCGTAAACAATTTCCTGGGGTAGAAAAGATGAATATAGCAGTTATGGGGTGTGTTGTTAATGGACCTGGGGAATCGCGCTTTGCAAATATTGGAATAAGTCTTCCTGGTAATGGCGAGCATCCACAATGCCCTCTCTACATCGATGGGAAAAAGGTGGCAACCCTTACGGGTACTGCTCAAGAGCTTGCACGCCAATTCATTACATATATCGAAGACTATGTTAAAACTTCTTATTCCAACAAAAGCAGGGGGTGAATACTACCGAAGAAACCTTGTTTTACTCTGTTGACAACTCTCTGATACGTTGATAGACATAGTCATAAATGGCTTTAACTTCGCCGATGGTGAAAGGTGGGTCAATATGATGGTTTGTGCAAAACAATAAACCGCCATCTTTGAACGTTGTTAATATATGATTCACTTCTGTCTGTAATTCAAAATAATCTTTGGAATTATTTGTAGATGGTATCTCTAATCCACCCATAAAGATATACTTATTTGAATATTTTCTTTTTTGCTCTTCTAACGATATATTTTCAGAGGTACTCAATGGATGAACGACATCATATCTTAAATCAGCAATTGCTTCTAAAATATCTGTGATGCTCCCTGTGCTATGAAGGCTGATGAAAGCATTTCGTTTTTTGATAGTCTCAGTAAATTTCTTATGGTAAGGATAGATAAATTGTTCCCAAATATCACTGCCGAACATTATATTTTTATTTAAAGTCCAGTTTTCTGAGACGTGAATCATATCAATACCTAAGTCCAAGCAGTTCATAGAAAATGTAATATTCCACTTTAATAGTCGATTATATAGTTCGGTAATTTCATCTGGTGTTTCAATCATATTCGTTACTTGTCCATGGGGGGAAAAATAATTACAGAAAAAGTTGAAAAATCCTGATACATGAACATAAGTAAAACGGTCTCGACCCTCTTTATGGTGTTGAATTTGGCGAATTAATTCTTGATAGGCATCTGTATCATCAGGGTCGTGTATAGGCAGGTCTAAAATATCAATAGGAGCTGGAACTTTGTCTTGTTGCGTTAGAAATTGAAGTAGCTCGTTTTCTTCTTGCTTTTTAAATACAGGTGGTCCGCCAGAAAGATAGGCAAAATCAAACTCGTAATGGTCCTCAAAATTTTCAACTGAACTGAACACTTGATTTATTTCATCTTCAAATTTTTCTCCAATCCATGCAGAAATAGGTATTCGGTCAGGCTTTTTATGTTTTATCACTGCAATTACTCTTTCCCTCGGTTTCACCCTATGTGTTCCTTCCTTTATTTTCTCTATATTATAACGAAAATAGATATGTATTTTTGTGTAGTGTTATAAAAATTGAAAACATGAGATTGTTATCGGAAACAGGAAATAAATACAATATTACCTGGTTA
This genomic stretch from Candidatus Hydrogenedens sp. harbors:
- the ispG gene encoding flavodoxin-dependent (E)-4-hydroxy-3-methylbut-2-enyl-diphosphate synthase, yielding MRNIIHTRKPTHPVKVRNCVIGGGANVAIQAMTNTNTEDVEATANQVAELFIAGAEMVRITVNTPKSAKCVPEIRKRLEDMGLDVPLIGDFHYNGHLLLSKYPACAEALDKYRINPGNVGVKDKKSIHFSQICSIAKDFNKPIRIGVNIGSLDPELVSQKMEANAKSKSPITSEEIYDECMLLSALNSVEEAVNLGLAQEQIVISCKSSSPLQLIRVYRSLSERTRQPLHLGLTEAGAGIRGIVWSATAMGLLLSEGIGDTIRVSLTPTPDSDRREEVYVAQEILQSLGIRQFAPQIISCPGCGRTSSMVFQEIAEIVRDYVRKQLPLWRKQFPGVEKMNIAVMGCVVNGPGESRFANIGISLPGNGEHPQCPLYIDGKKVATLTGTAQELARQFITYIEDYVKTSYSNKSRG
- a CDS encoding uroporphyrinogen decarboxylase family protein; its protein translation is MKPRERVIAVIKHKKPDRIPISAWIGEKFEDEINQVFSSVENFEDHYEFDFAYLSGGPPVFKKQEENELLQFLTQQDKVPAPIDILDLPIHDPDDTDAYQELIRQIQHHKEGRDRFTYVHVSGFFNFFCNYFSPHGQVTNMIETPDEITELYNRLLKWNITFSMNCLDLGIDMIHVSENWTLNKNIMFGSDIWEQFIYPYHKKFTETIKKRNAFISLHSTGSITDILEAIADLRYDVVHPLSTSENISLEEQKRKYSNKYIFMGGLEIPSTNNSKDYFELQTEVNHILTTFKDGGLLFCTNHHIDPPFTIGEVKAIYDYVYQRIRELSTE